In a genomic window of Sulfurisphaera tokodaii str. 7:
- a CDS encoding acylphosphatase: protein MLKRMYVKVYGIVQGVGFRRYVQIHAARLGIKGYAKNLPDGSVEIVAEGYEEALQKLLEYIKRGPPLSRVEKIEYRFYEYKGEFNNFDTY from the coding sequence ATGTTAAAACGAATGTATGTTAAAGTTTATGGTATTGTACAAGGTGTAGGGTTTAGAAGATATGTTCAAATTCACGCTGCTAGACTTGGAATAAAAGGATATGCTAAAAATTTACCAGATGGTTCAGTTGAAATAGTAGCAGAAGGATATGAAGAAGCTTTACAGAAATTACTTGAATATATAAAACGAGGACCACCATTATCTAGAGTTGAAAAGATTGAATATAGATTTTATGAGTATAAAGGAGAATTTAATAATTTTGATACCTATTAA
- a CDS encoding inositol-3-phosphate synthase, protein MIRVAIAGLGNCASMLIQGIEYYKQKGDNYYEGLITPVIGGYKVTDIDIVAAFDVSKNKVGKDISEAIFEKPNITPKIVELEKKGVKVAPGPVLDGVAKHMQDIFNPTNEGTLDSVIQELKDSKAQILLNLLPVGSEKASREYAKAALEAKIGFINAIPVFIASDPTGEFPRLFKEKNLPIAGDDIKGQVGATILHRTLTSLFRLRGVKVEETYQLNVGGNTDFLNMKTEERLHSKRISKTKAVTSTLNDENYLEKEGKIRIGPSDYVPFLGNTKVAYIYLKGSGFAGMPIKIEASLEVDDKSNCAAVLVDVIRAVKLALDRRIGGPLIEVSAFYFKHPPIQAKDDEEAYRWFKKFIEM, encoded by the coding sequence ATGATTAGAGTAGCTATTGCTGGTTTAGGGAATTGTGCTTCAATGTTAATTCAAGGAATAGAATATTATAAACAAAAAGGAGATAATTATTATGAAGGATTAATAACACCAGTAATTGGTGGATATAAAGTAACTGATATCGATATCGTAGCTGCTTTTGATGTTTCTAAAAATAAAGTTGGTAAAGATATCAGCGAAGCAATATTTGAAAAACCTAATATTACTCCTAAAATTGTCGAACTTGAGAAAAAAGGAGTTAAAGTAGCTCCAGGTCCCGTTCTTGATGGAGTTGCAAAACATATGCAAGATATATTTAATCCTACAAATGAAGGCACTTTAGATAGTGTAATTCAAGAACTAAAAGATTCAAAAGCTCAAATTTTACTTAATCTTTTACCTGTAGGAAGTGAAAAAGCTAGTAGAGAATACGCTAAGGCTGCTTTAGAAGCTAAAATAGGATTTATAAATGCAATTCCAGTTTTTATTGCAAGTGATCCTACTGGTGAATTTCCAAGATTATTTAAGGAGAAAAACTTACCTATTGCCGGAGATGATATAAAAGGCCAGGTAGGTGCTACGATTCTTCATAGAACTTTAACATCATTATTCAGATTAAGAGGAGTAAAAGTAGAAGAAACTTATCAGCTTAATGTTGGAGGAAATACAGATTTCTTAAACATGAAAACAGAGGAAAGATTACATTCAAAGAGAATAAGTAAAACAAAGGCAGTTACTAGTACATTAAACGATGAAAACTACCTTGAGAAAGAAGGAAAGATAAGAATAGGCCCCTCTGATTATGTACCTTTCTTAGGAAATACAAAAGTAGCTTATATTTACTTAAAAGGGTCAGGATTTGCCGGTATGCCAATAAAAATTGAAGCTTCCTTGGAAGTTGATGATAAATCAAATTGTGCCGCCGTATTAGTGGATGTGATTAGGGCTGTAAAATTAGCACTAGATCGAAGAATAGGAGGACCATTAATAGAAGTCTCTGCATTTTATTTCAAGCATCCACCTATACAGGCTAAAGATGATGAAGAGGCCTACAGATGGTTTAAAAAGTTTATTGAAATGTGA
- the ppsA gene encoding pyruvate, water dikinase: MINIAGGKGANLGELISMGIRVPPGFVITSHAYKYFISYNKLDEKIKEIFEKEKDDEIISSKIRELILSSQIPPDLANQILSAYENLSKLVGKEILVAVRSSATAEDIESASFAGQQETYLNVSKGELLDAVKKVWASLYTARAISYRRFKGIDQITVEMAVVVQKMVNSRSAGVMFTLHPVTGDRNYIMIESSWGLGEAVVSGKVTPDEVVIEKSSLKIVEKKVSHKILKIVYDREKRQNIIINLSNEEADQMSISDEEAIELARLALKIEEHYGRPMDIEWAIDADMKFPDNVFIVQARPETYWTSKQIERKKEEVKVSVGKVLTKGLPASPGIAYGKARVILDVKEAKDFEKGDILVTKMTDPDWVPIMKIASAIVTDEGGMTSHAAIVSRELGIPAVVGTGNATKVIKDGEEITVDAIRGIIYEGKLTFETEEKKEATQPVSVGGISRDVLLSLYPVTATKIYMNLGQPDIIHKYLDLPFDGIGLMRIEFIVSEWIKYHPLYLIKTGKPELFVDKLAEGISMVASAIYPRPVVVRFSDFKTNEYKRLIGGEEFEPEERNPMIGWRGVSRYVSPQYEPAFRLEVRAIRKVREEMGLKNVWVMFPFVRTTWELEKAIKIMEEEGVRRGQDFKVWIMAEVPSVVVLADKFSQLVDGFSIGSNDLAQLTLGVDRDSDLLARMGYYDERDPAVLESIKRLIKVAHKYGRTVSICGQAPSVYPEINEFLVRQGIDSISVNPDAVIQVKRQVASIEQKIMLEKLRKK, from the coding sequence ATGATTAATATTGCTGGAGGGAAAGGAGCTAATTTAGGAGAATTAATATCAATGGGAATAAGAGTACCTCCGGGTTTTGTCATAACTTCTCATGCGTATAAATATTTCATTTCATATAATAAATTGGATGAGAAAATAAAGGAAATTTTTGAAAAAGAAAAAGATGATGAAATTATTAGTAGTAAAATTAGGGAATTAATTCTTTCAAGTCAAATTCCTCCAGATTTAGCTAATCAAATATTATCTGCATATGAAAACTTATCGAAACTTGTGGGCAAAGAAATTTTAGTAGCTGTAAGATCCTCAGCAACTGCAGAAGATATCGAGTCAGCAAGTTTCGCAGGTCAGCAAGAAACTTATCTAAATGTTAGTAAAGGAGAATTATTAGATGCAGTTAAAAAAGTGTGGGCTAGTTTGTATACTGCAAGAGCAATAAGTTATAGAAGATTTAAAGGAATAGATCAGATAACTGTTGAAATGGCAGTAGTAGTTCAAAAGATGGTTAATTCGAGATCTGCAGGGGTTATGTTTACACTTCATCCAGTCACAGGGGATAGGAACTATATTATGATAGAATCTAGTTGGGGATTAGGAGAAGCTGTAGTCAGCGGTAAAGTTACACCAGATGAAGTAGTTATTGAAAAATCCTCTTTAAAAATAGTTGAGAAAAAAGTTTCACACAAAATTTTGAAAATAGTTTATGATAGAGAGAAAAGACAAAATATAATAATTAACTTAAGCAATGAGGAAGCTGATCAAATGTCTATATCAGATGAAGAAGCAATTGAATTAGCTAGATTAGCATTAAAGATAGAAGAACATTATGGAAGGCCTATGGATATAGAGTGGGCTATAGATGCAGATATGAAATTCCCAGATAATGTATTCATAGTTCAAGCTAGACCAGAAACTTATTGGACTAGTAAACAAATAGAGAGAAAGAAAGAAGAGGTTAAAGTTAGTGTAGGAAAAGTACTTACTAAAGGTTTGCCTGCAAGCCCTGGTATAGCTTATGGAAAAGCTAGAGTTATCCTTGATGTAAAAGAGGCTAAAGATTTTGAGAAAGGTGATATATTAGTAACTAAAATGACGGATCCAGATTGGGTTCCAATAATGAAAATTGCATCTGCGATAGTTACTGATGAAGGAGGAATGACTAGTCATGCCGCAATAGTTTCTAGAGAATTAGGTATCCCAGCTGTAGTAGGTACAGGAAATGCTACGAAAGTTATTAAAGACGGTGAAGAAATCACAGTGGATGCTATTAGAGGAATAATATATGAGGGTAAATTGACATTTGAAACTGAGGAGAAAAAAGAGGCTACACAACCAGTAAGTGTTGGAGGAATAAGCAGAGATGTCCTATTAAGTCTTTATCCTGTTACAGCAACTAAAATATACATGAACCTAGGACAGCCTGATATTATTCATAAATATCTTGATTTACCATTTGATGGAATAGGGTTAATGAGGATTGAGTTTATAGTAAGTGAGTGGATCAAATATCATCCCTTATACTTAATTAAGACTGGTAAACCTGAATTGTTTGTAGATAAATTAGCTGAAGGAATATCAATGGTTGCGTCTGCAATTTATCCTAGACCAGTTGTTGTTAGGTTCTCTGATTTTAAGACAAACGAGTATAAGAGGTTAATTGGGGGTGAGGAGTTTGAACCAGAAGAAAGAAATCCTATGATAGGATGGAGAGGAGTATCTAGATACGTTAGTCCACAATATGAACCAGCTTTTAGATTAGAGGTTAGGGCAATACGTAAAGTTAGAGAAGAAATGGGATTAAAGAATGTATGGGTCATGTTCCCGTTTGTTAGAACCACCTGGGAATTAGAAAAAGCAATAAAAATAATGGAAGAAGAGGGAGTAAGAAGAGGACAAGATTTTAAAGTATGGATCATGGCTGAAGTTCCTTCAGTAGTAGTTTTAGCTGACAAATTCTCTCAACTCGTTGATGGCTTCAGTATAGGTAGTAATGACCTAGCCCAGTTAACTTTAGGTGTAGATAGAGATTCCGATCTTCTTGCAAGAATGGGATATTATGATGAAAGAGATCCTGCAGTTCTAGAATCAATAAAAAGATTAATAAAGGTTGCACATAAATATGGTAGGACAGTTTCTATATGTGGTCAAGCACCTAGTGTGTATCCAGAGATAAATGAATTTCTTGTTAGGCAAGGTATAGATAGTATAAGTGTAAACCCAGATGCCGTAATTCAGGTAAAAAGACAAGTGGCTTCAATAGAACAAAAGATAATGTTAGAAAAACTTAGGAAGAAATAA
- the cdvB1/B2 gene encoding cell division protein CdvB1/B2, producing the protein MAGVNDFIKNWNGKQEPTIAEKVKNLFKPQQPLRYRLVMAHYRLKTTISRLDVYISKLQERDRALFEKVVEAQMNKDTARAAMYANEIAEIRKVTKQLLTTQIALEQVELRLETISELGDVFTSLIPVLGVVRELRQAMKGIMPELSVELAELEEGLQEVVIEAGEFTGAGIDYTMTTPEAKKILEEASAVAEQRMKEKFPSLPSFVTSVAQKSNENQK; encoded by the coding sequence ATGGCTGGTGTAAATGATTTCATAAAGAACTGGAATGGAAAGCAAGAACCAACAATTGCTGAAAAAGTAAAGAATTTGTTTAAGCCACAACAACCTTTGAGATATAGGCTTGTTATGGCTCATTATAGGTTAAAGACTACAATAAGTAGACTTGATGTTTACATATCTAAATTACAAGAAAGAGATAGAGCACTATTTGAAAAAGTAGTAGAAGCTCAAATGAATAAAGACACAGCAAGAGCCGCAATGTATGCTAACGAGATAGCTGAGATAAGGAAAGTAACAAAACAGTTGTTAACTACTCAAATAGCTCTTGAACAAGTTGAATTAAGACTCGAGACTATAAGTGAGTTAGGTGACGTATTTACATCACTAATTCCAGTTTTAGGTGTTGTAAGAGAATTAAGGCAAGCAATGAAAGGTATAATGCCAGAGCTTTCTGTAGAATTGGCTGAACTAGAAGAAGGACTACAAGAAGTAGTGATTGAAGCTGGTGAATTCACTGGTGCCGGAATTGATTATACTATGACGACTCCAGAGGCAAAGAAGATATTAGAAGAAGCCTCTGCAGTAGCGGAACAGAGAATGAAGGAGAAGTTCCCATCTTTACCATCATTTGTTACTTCAGTAGCTCAAAAATCTAATGAAAATCAAAAATAA
- a CDS encoding UbiD family decarboxylase — protein MAFSDLREYINYLRSKKKIIEIEDEVDPILEIAEISRRATYSKLPPLLFKNIKGYPNWSVITNIYYSIEAFYDLFNTNKLEEITESFLDKMSGSLPVSFSNKIRNLFDILKLGKILPKSKKPAFKEDNNLNFNKIPALKTWPKDAGRYLTFSILITKDPDTGVHNLSVYRIQLLNEREAIVHWQALKRGSLTAFKYKEKGITKIPAVIVNGVDPILAFVSASPVPPGLDKYLFAGILRNEGVEVHELDNGILVPSTAETVFEGYVDLNDLRLEGPFGDHLGYYTPQDYYPVFKLERTYSRDNPIFHATSVGKPPLEDAWIGKAVERLFLPFIRILIPEIVDMNLPEFGLFTGIGIFSIKKHYPGQAKKTMMSIWGLGQLSLLKMVIIVDADVNVHDLNEVLYAITTTVNPSRDVVIIDNIITDSLDHTTPSPPLGSKIGIDATRKFKEELGKEWPEEVSSDENVVKRIMPLWEKIKTQYRP, from the coding sequence TTGGCATTCTCAGATTTGCGTGAGTATATAAACTATTTACGTTCAAAGAAAAAAATTATTGAAATCGAGGATGAAGTGGACCCTATACTTGAAATTGCAGAAATTTCTAGAAGAGCAACTTATAGTAAACTTCCTCCATTACTTTTTAAAAATATTAAAGGTTATCCAAATTGGAGTGTAATAACTAATATATATTATTCGATTGAGGCTTTTTATGATTTATTTAATACTAATAAATTAGAAGAAATTACAGAATCTTTTCTAGATAAAATGTCAGGTTCTTTACCTGTATCATTTTCTAATAAAATAAGAAATCTTTTTGATATTTTAAAACTAGGAAAAATTTTGCCTAAATCAAAAAAACCAGCTTTTAAAGAAGATAATAACTTAAATTTTAATAAAATTCCTGCTCTTAAGACATGGCCAAAGGATGCTGGGAGGTATCTAACATTTTCTATATTAATAACCAAGGATCCTGACACTGGAGTTCATAATTTGAGTGTATATAGAATTCAACTTTTAAATGAAAGAGAGGCCATAGTTCATTGGCAAGCACTAAAAAGGGGATCGTTAACAGCGTTTAAATATAAAGAAAAAGGAATTACCAAAATCCCCGCAGTAATAGTAAATGGTGTTGATCCTATTCTGGCATTTGTTTCTGCCTCTCCAGTACCACCTGGATTAGATAAATATCTTTTTGCTGGAATTTTAAGAAATGAAGGTGTAGAGGTTCATGAGTTAGATAATGGTATTCTTGTGCCCTCAACTGCTGAGACTGTTTTTGAAGGTTATGTAGATCTAAATGATTTAAGATTAGAAGGTCCATTTGGAGATCATTTAGGTTACTATACTCCACAAGATTATTATCCAGTATTTAAATTAGAAAGAACTTATTCAAGAGACAATCCTATATTTCATGCTACTTCTGTAGGAAAACCTCCATTAGAAGACGCATGGATAGGTAAAGCTGTAGAAAGACTTTTTCTCCCTTTCATTAGAATATTAATACCAGAAATTGTTGACATGAATCTCCCAGAATTTGGTCTATTTACTGGTATTGGTATATTCTCTATTAAGAAACATTATCCTGGTCAAGCTAAAAAGACAATGATGAGTATATGGGGACTTGGTCAACTTAGCCTATTGAAAATGGTTATTATTGTTGATGCAGATGTAAATGTTCATGATCTAAATGAAGTTTTATATGCTATTACTACTACCGTGAATCCTAGTAGGGATGTAGTAATTATCGATAATATTATCACTGATTCTTTGGATCATACAACTCCTTCTCCACCGCTGGGAAGCAAAATAGGTATTGACGCCACAAGAAAGTTTAAAGAAGAACTAGGAAAAGAATGGCCAGAAGAAGTGTCAAGTGATGAAAATGTGGTAAAAAGAATAATGCCTTTGTGGGAAAAAATCAAAACTCAATATCGTCCCTGA
- the thrC gene encoding threonine synthase: MQGYLKCLDCGSEYPIQQDIITCPKCGGLLEIIVEPKKDFSFSKLKGKGVWRYRELIAGEYKHIVSLNEGNTPLIASSTNKNLYFKFEGANPTGSFKDRGMTVAISSAKSLNYKVVVAASTGNTAASAAAYASRAGLRSYIVLPKGKVALGKLAQSILYGTTILEVDGSFDVAMNSVMKLYRELKIVYPLNSFNPWRLEGQKTIAFEIVEDIGVPDNVIVPVGNAGNIYAIWKGFVELMNIGVTDKVPRMIGIQAEGAAPIAKALEKGLDKPEFIDSPETVASAIRIGKPVNWKKAIKAIKSSNGFATYVSDSEILEAQKELARREGIGAEPASAASYAGYLKLVNSGKIDKSEKTVLILTGHALKDPDAMIKAESRRILVNPEHINEIILSDLK; this comes from the coding sequence ATGCAAGGCTATCTAAAATGCTTAGACTGTGGATCAGAATATCCTATCCAACAAGATATTATAACTTGTCCTAAATGTGGAGGATTATTAGAGATAATTGTTGAACCTAAGAAAGACTTCTCATTCAGTAAACTAAAAGGGAAAGGAGTTTGGAGATATAGAGAATTAATAGCTGGAGAATACAAACATATAGTTAGTTTAAATGAAGGAAATACCCCACTAATTGCTTCTTCTACTAATAAAAATCTATATTTTAAGTTTGAAGGAGCCAACCCTACTGGAAGTTTTAAAGATAGAGGAATGACAGTAGCTATAAGTTCCGCTAAATCATTAAACTATAAAGTTGTAGTAGCTGCATCTACTGGAAATACTGCAGCTTCAGCCGCTGCATATGCAAGTAGAGCTGGTTTAAGAAGTTACATTGTATTACCTAAAGGAAAAGTTGCTTTAGGAAAATTGGCTCAATCTATACTTTATGGGACTACTATACTTGAAGTTGATGGCAGTTTTGATGTTGCTATGAATAGTGTAATGAAATTATATAGAGAACTAAAAATAGTTTATCCGCTTAACTCTTTTAATCCATGGAGACTTGAAGGACAAAAAACTATTGCTTTTGAAATAGTTGAGGATATTGGAGTACCTGATAATGTGATAGTACCCGTAGGTAATGCCGGAAACATTTATGCTATATGGAAGGGATTTGTAGAGTTAATGAATATTGGGGTTACCGATAAAGTACCTAGAATGATTGGGATACAAGCTGAAGGAGCAGCGCCAATAGCTAAGGCTCTAGAAAAAGGATTAGATAAACCGGAATTTATAGATTCACCTGAAACTGTAGCCTCTGCTATAAGAATAGGTAAACCAGTGAACTGGAAAAAAGCAATTAAGGCTATAAAATCATCTAATGGATTTGCAACTTATGTTTCTGACTCTGAGATCTTAGAGGCGCAAAAAGAATTAGCTAGGAGAGAGGGAATAGGTGCAGAACCTGCATCAGCTGCTTCCTATGCTGGTTATTTAAAGCTTGTAAATTCTGGCAAAATTGATAAAAGCGAAAAAACTGTTTTAATTTTAACTGGGCATGCGCTAAAGGACCCAGATGCGATGATAAAAGCTGAATCACGAAGAATTTTAGTTAACCCAGAACATATAAATGAAATAATCTTGAGTGATCTAAAATGA
- a CDS encoding aspartate kinase encodes MKVIKIGGSIQKDEKDYELILDKLKKEIDYNDKNIIVTSAIKNITNQLLDIIKNTDKAMDIVTDIYDRHVRLLSKLTNGIEFERSFGEISKLADELFKIAWSVRVLDEVTPRVKDYILSFGERFAVILLSAFLRSNNIQSSYILDPPLITDENFGEANVLLQQSKENLTKKIDGINGNVIVIPGFIGKSTQNKFTTIGRGGSDYTATIVGKILGAKEVKLITEVPGIMTADPKKIPQAKTIPRLALEEAIELSQLGAKKLHPRTFDPIFNTNLKVVIEGLYEEGSTVIEGNCTKDDILKGIATRNNLELITIESTNIVGKIGSAATIMSEARNANVNLIAISQPVSETVIQLVIESQDKDRLIERLNNLNNLIEDIQSRKVSAISIVGCGLRNKEISAKVINKASSLDPIFISRGLKGVSLTFIVDEKDENSLAKELHEVILEWQTK; translated from the coding sequence ATGAAAGTAATTAAAATAGGTGGATCTATTCAAAAAGATGAAAAAGACTATGAATTAATATTAGATAAATTAAAGAAAGAAATTGATTATAATGATAAAAACATTATTGTAACCTCAGCAATTAAGAACATTACAAATCAGCTGTTAGATATTATAAAAAATACAGATAAAGCGATGGATATTGTTACTGATATTTATGATAGACATGTAAGATTACTTTCTAAGTTAACCAATGGAATAGAGTTTGAGCGTTCTTTTGGAGAAATTTCAAAACTTGCTGATGAGCTTTTTAAAATCGCATGGTCAGTTAGAGTATTAGATGAGGTTACTCCTAGGGTAAAAGATTATATATTATCCTTTGGAGAAAGATTTGCAGTAATTTTACTATCCGCATTTTTAAGATCTAACAATATACAGTCTAGCTATATATTAGATCCTCCCCTTATAACTGATGAAAATTTTGGAGAAGCTAATGTATTACTTCAACAATCTAAAGAAAATTTAACTAAAAAAATCGATGGTATTAATGGAAATGTTATCGTAATCCCAGGATTTATTGGCAAAAGTACACAAAATAAATTTACTACAATAGGACGTGGAGGAAGTGACTATACTGCAACAATAGTAGGAAAAATACTAGGAGCAAAAGAGGTCAAGTTAATAACTGAAGTCCCTGGAATAATGACTGCTGATCCTAAGAAAATACCACAAGCTAAAACTATTCCAAGATTAGCTCTTGAGGAAGCTATTGAACTTTCTCAACTTGGAGCTAAAAAATTACATCCAAGAACATTCGACCCTATATTTAATACAAATCTAAAAGTAGTAATCGAAGGACTTTATGAGGAAGGCAGTACTGTAATAGAAGGAAACTGTACAAAAGATGACATTTTAAAAGGAATCGCCACAAGAAATAACCTAGAACTTATAACAATAGAAAGTACTAATATAGTAGGAAAAATTGGTTCTGCCGCTACAATAATGTCAGAAGCTAGAAATGCTAATGTAAACCTTATCGCAATTTCTCAACCAGTCTCAGAAACAGTCATTCAATTAGTAATTGAGTCTCAAGATAAAGATAGATTAATAGAAAGACTAAATAATTTAAATAATTTAATAGAAGATATACAATCAAGAAAAGTAAGTGCAATTAGTATAGTTGGTTGCGGATTAAGAAACAAGGAAATTTCGGCTAAAGTCATTAATAAGGCTTCATCACTAGACCCTATTTTCATATCTAGAGGTCTGAAAGGCGTTAGCTTAACATTTATAGTTGATGAAAAAGATGAAAATAGTTTAGCCAAAGAACTTCATGAGGTGATCCTGGAGTGGCAGACAAAATAA
- the asd gene encoding aspartate-semialdehyde dehydrogenase has product MADKIKVSLLGSTGMVGQKMVKMLAKHPYLELVKVSASPSKIGKKYKDAVKWIEQGDIPEEVQDLPIVSTNYEDHKDVDVVLSALPNELAESIELELVKNGKIVVSNASPFRMDPDVPLINPEINWEHLELLKFQKERKGWKGILVKNPNCTAAIMSMPIKPLIEIATKSKIIITTLQAVSGAGYNGISFMAIEGNIIPYIKGEEDKIAKELTKLNGKLENNQIIPANLDSTVTSIRVPTRVGHMGVINIVTNERINIEEIKKTLKNFKSLPQQKNLPTAPKQPIIVRDEEDRPQPIIDVNAESGMAVTVGRIRHENNVLRLVVLGDNLVRGAAGITILTVEVMKELGYI; this is encoded by the coding sequence GTGGCAGACAAAATAAAAGTTTCACTTCTAGGCTCTACTGGGATGGTAGGACAAAAAATGGTAAAAATGTTAGCAAAGCATCCCTATTTAGAGTTAGTAAAAGTTAGTGCTTCCCCTTCGAAAATTGGTAAAAAATATAAAGATGCAGTAAAGTGGATAGAGCAAGGAGACATACCAGAAGAAGTACAAGATTTACCAATAGTTTCAACAAATTATGAAGATCATAAAGACGTTGATGTAGTATTGTCAGCTTTACCAAATGAATTAGCAGAATCAATAGAACTTGAACTTGTGAAAAACGGAAAGATAGTTGTGTCTAATGCTAGTCCATTTAGAATGGACCCAGATGTACCATTAATTAACCCAGAAATTAATTGGGAACACCTAGAATTACTTAAATTTCAAAAGGAAAGAAAAGGTTGGAAAGGTATTCTAGTAAAAAATCCTAATTGTACAGCTGCTATAATGTCAATGCCAATAAAACCCTTAATTGAAATAGCAACAAAATCTAAAATAATAATTACTACACTACAAGCAGTAAGTGGAGCTGGATATAATGGAATATCATTTATGGCAATAGAGGGTAATATAATCCCATACATTAAAGGAGAAGAAGACAAAATAGCAAAAGAACTAACTAAATTAAACGGAAAACTTGAAAATAATCAAATAATTCCAGCAAACTTAGACTCAACTGTTACATCAATTAGAGTACCTACAAGAGTAGGACATATGGGAGTTATTAATATTGTTACAAATGAGAGAATCAACATAGAGGAAATAAAGAAAACACTAAAGAATTTTAAATCTTTACCTCAACAGAAAAATTTACCTACTGCACCAAAACAACCAATAATAGTAAGAGATGAAGAAGATAGACCACAGCCGATTATTGATGTAAATGCAGAAAGTGGCATGGCAGTAACTGTGGGCAGAATAAGACATGAAAATAACGTGCTTAGGTTAGTCGTTTTAGGAGATAATTTAGTTAGAGGAGCTGCTGGAATAACAATACTTACTGTAGAAGTTATGAAAGAATTAGGGTACATTTAG
- a CDS encoding CehA/McbA family metallohydrolase translates to MLKIDFHVHTYYSDGKESPKEMLNYALKVGLNGIAITDHDTSKAHITFKNKFVIPGQEVTTEFGHVVILCNFPPSPPRKISELIDYAKENSCIVFPSHPFDIFRKGIGHKVFNYNFHAIEIFNSKAPKSANKKAEEVAKQLGLPGLANSDSHIEYALGSAYNVVNLSEFDIDEILDNIRKNRIEAVGIGLTVKAKFEIAKWYIQRKLRIEKDTSRIMREV, encoded by the coding sequence ATGTTAAAGATAGATTTTCATGTTCATACCTATTATAGTGATGGAAAAGAGTCACCAAAAGAAATGTTAAATTATGCATTAAAAGTTGGACTTAACGGAATAGCTATAACTGATCACGACACATCCAAAGCTCATATAACATTCAAAAATAAATTTGTAATTCCAGGGCAAGAAGTTACTACAGAATTTGGACATGTAGTCATATTATGTAATTTTCCTCCTTCTCCTCCTAGGAAAATTAGTGAATTAATAGATTATGCAAAAGAGAATAGTTGTATTGTTTTTCCTTCACACCCATTTGACATATTTCGTAAAGGAATAGGACATAAGGTGTTCAACTATAATTTTCATGCTATAGAAATATTTAATTCTAAAGCACCTAAGTCAGCTAATAAAAAAGCTGAAGAAGTTGCCAAACAATTAGGATTACCAGGATTAGCAAACAGTGACTCTCATATAGAATATGCTCTAGGATCTGCATATAATGTAGTTAATTTAAGTGAATTTGATATAGACGAAATTTTAGATAATATTAGGAAAAATAGAATAGAAGCTGTGGGAATAGGATTAACCGTAAAGGCTAAGTTTGAGATAGCTAAATGGTATATACAGAGGAAACTGCGAATTGAGAAAGATACCAGCAGAATTATGCGTGAAGTGTAA